The window ATAATCCCCTCACGGTGATGGTTGCCTTAAGCGAAGAACTCTCTACCATGAAGTCCATTGAAGAGAAAAGGTTCAAAGGGATAGCCGGTATGCTTCATAAAGAGGCGCTCAAGCTCGATTTCCAGATAAAAAATATTCTTACTGCCGCAGAACTCGAGTCCGGTGAGAATTATCTTCATATAACGAAAGTTAACGTTCATTCTTTAATTGAAGAGTGCCTCATGACTTTTGCTCCCATGATAGAAGAGAAGGGGCTTGTTGTGAAAAAGAGCGGGCCTTCTCCTTTATGGATAAATACGGATTCCGAAAAAATGGCTATAGCGCTGTCAAATCTGATAAGCAATGCCATTATGTTTAACAAGGAGGGAGGCAAAATCGATATATCCGTCAGAGAATGTGACGAAACATTTTTTTGCTCAGTCAAGGATGAGGGCATTGGAATTGCGAAGGATGATCAGAACGTTATTTTCGACCGCTTCAAACAGCTCGATACGGGGATGAGAAAGAAATATATGGGCCATGGCCTTGGACTAAGCGTTGCCATGGCGGCTGTTAATTTTATGGACGGCACAATTACCGTAGACAGCAAGGCTGAAAAAGGCAGCACATTTACATTGACCGTGCCGGACCGCTCTGAAGAAGAGACGGAAGGGGTTTCAACGGAAGGGACAGAATTTTTTTTCGATGAAGAACAGGAGTTTTAATGAAAATGTCCGATATTGTTACGGAGGAGAATACCCATTATCTTCATCCGGGAAATCTCTTTGTTCATCGAAATCCCCATATTGTAACAACCATACTCGGATCATGCGTTGCTGTTTGTCTATGGGACCCCGTTAATAAAATTGGTGGCATCAATCATTACATGCTTCCCCTCTGGAATGGAGAGGGCCTTCCTGTCCCGCGCTTTGGTAATGTTGCTATAAAAAAGCTTATTGAAAAAATGGAACAGCTCGGTTCCAATAAAAAAAAACTGAAGGCAAAAGTCTTCGGAGGGGCCACTATTCACGATACATCGAGTGGTCTCCTTAATGTGGGGTCGCGAAACGTTCTTATTGCCGAAGATATACTGGCTGAAGAACGCATACCCATTATCAGTTCGGACATGGGTGGCACGAGGGGGAGACGGCTTCTCTTTAATACGGGAACAGGCAGCGCAAAGATGCGGTATATAAAAAAGTCGGCTGTTAATTTAAAATAAAACCTTTGGCGAATCATAGAACATGAATGAAGATATAACAAATAGAAGCGCTTTTCTGGAACCGGCGCGTTTGTTGGTCAACAAAGAACCGATAGTGATTACAACTGTCGTTGGTTCCGGTGTTGCTGTAACTCTCTGGGACCCCGTTAACAGGTATGGGGGAATGTGTCATTTCATATTTCCCGAGATGAGGGAGAAAGGAAAGACAACCGTTGAATATGGAAATGTAGCGATTTATGCCCTGATCAAGAGCATGGTTGACTTTGGTTCGAAAGTTGCGAACCTTGAAGCGCAGATTTTTGGCGGTGGAGAACCTCAAGAGGGAGGTACCTTAAAAAAAACCCATGGACCAAAGAACATTGAAGCGGCGCAGGAAGCGCTTAATAAATACAAGGTCAGGATTGTTTCTAATGATACGGGGGGGAACGTAGGCAGAAAAATTGCCTTTAACACACTCAGGAATGAAGTGCTTACCTATAAGGTTGAAAAGCTGCGTCAGGGTGACTGGCTTTATCTTTGAGCCTTTCTTCTCTTGCCGGCATCTAAATAAAATATAATAAGACGACGTGATTAACTTTTTTTTATGAAAAAACGTTAATCATGTCGGAATTTGGAGATTAGATTGAAGAAAAAGGTGTTAATCGTCGATGATTCAGCGGTAGTGAGGAACCTTATCTCATCGATTTTATCAGGTGACAGGGCTCTTGATGTCATCGGTTCGGCGCCGGACCCTTACATAGCGAGAGACAAAATTGTTAAATATAACCCCGACGTGATCACTCTGGATGTGGAAATGCCGAGAATGGATGGTATTACCTTTCTCAAAAAATTAATGAGACATTTCCCCATTCCCGTTGTTATCGTCAGTTCTCTTACCCAAAAAGGCGCCGTAACGACGATGAAGGCCTTCGAAGCGGGCGCCATCGAAGTTATTGCAAAACCGGAAATGGACCTGAAAAAAGGGATGGATATAATTGCCCGGGACATTATTGAAAAAGTGAAAATTGCGGCCTCGGCGAGAGTTCTGAAAAGGGTGGAAAGAGAAGAAAGTGCGGCGCCGTTAAGAAGAACCTTAAAAACCAGGGCCTTGGCGCAAAGCACACATAAAATTATAGCCATTGGCGCTTCTACGGGGGGGACCGAGGCTATTAGAGACGTGCTGACACGAATGCCCGCTGACAGTCCCGGGACCTTGATTGTTCAGCATATGCCCGAAAAGTTCACAAGGGCCTTTGCAGAACGATTGAATGACCAGTGCGCTATGGAAGTGAGGGAGGCAAAAGAAGGGGATGGCGTATACCCGGGAACGGCTCTCATTGCTCCGGGGAGTCACCATATGGTCCTTAAACGAAGTGGCGCAAGGTATTACGTATCATTAAATCAGGAAGCGCCGGTTTTCCATCAGCGTCCTTCAGTGGAAGTGCTTTTTGGATCGGTTGCAACTTATGCGGGATCGAACAGTGTGGGCATCATCATGACGGGGATGGGC of the Deltaproteobacteria bacterium genome contains:
- a CDS encoding HAMP domain-containing histidine kinase, with translation MNISDEDLIEEFKKRLEDKNRALSDLRAVTKNLETLNKKLQESEKLKTDFLSNIRNEINNPLTVMVALSEELSTMKSIEEKRFKGIAGMLHKEALKLDFQIKNILTAAELESGENYLHITKVNVHSLIEECLMTFAPMIEEKGLVVKKSGPSPLWINTDSEKMAIALSNLISNAIMFNKEGGKIDISVRECDETFFCSVKDEGIGIAKDDQNVIFDRFKQLDTGMRKKYMGHGLGLSVAMAAVNFMDGTITVDSKAEKGSTFTLTVPDRSEEETEGVSTEGTEFFFDEEQEF
- a CDS encoding chemotaxis protein CheD, producing MKMSDIVTEENTHYLHPGNLFVHRNPHIVTTILGSCVAVCLWDPVNKIGGINHYMLPLWNGEGLPVPRFGNVAIKKLIEKMEQLGSNKKKLKAKVFGGATIHDTSSGLLNVGSRNVLIAEDILAEERIPIISSDMGGTRGRRLLFNTGTGSAKMRYIKKSAVNLK
- a CDS encoding chemotaxis response regulator protein-glutamate methylesterase, which produces MKKKVLIVDDSAVVRNLISSILSGDRALDVIGSAPDPYIARDKIVKYNPDVITLDVEMPRMDGITFLKKLMRHFPIPVVIVSSLTQKGAVTTMKAFEAGAIEVIAKPEMDLKKGMDIIARDIIEKVKIAASARVLKRVEREESAAPLRRTLKTRALAQSTHKIIAIGASTGGTEAIRDVLTRMPADSPGTLIVQHMPEKFTRAFAERLNDQCAMEVREAKEGDGVYPGTALIAPGSHHMVLKRSGARYYVSLNQEAPVFHQRPSVEVLFGSVATYAGSNSVGIIMTGMGADGARGLLTMKEAGAKTIAQDEKSCVVFGMPKEAIKVGAVDKVVSLKDIPQTLVNMCV
- a CDS encoding chemotaxis protein CheD: MNEDITNRSAFLEPARLLVNKEPIVITTVVGSGVAVTLWDPVNRYGGMCHFIFPEMREKGKTTVEYGNVAIYALIKSMVDFGSKVANLEAQIFGGGEPQEGGTLKKTHGPKNIEAAQEALNKYKVRIVSNDTGGNVGRKIAFNTLRNEVLTYKVEKLRQGDWLYL